The following proteins are co-located in the Primulina huaijiensis isolate GDHJ02 unplaced genomic scaffold, ASM1229523v2 scaffold1521, whole genome shotgun sequence genome:
- the LOC140965848 gene encoding sulfate transporter 3.1-like — protein sequence MQSKKKPNMFWVSAMAPLTSVILGSLLVYLTHAEKHGVEVIGKLKKGINPASIMDMEFGSKYLTTTIRTGIVTGVIALAEGIAVGRSFAMFKNYNIDGNKEMIAFGFMNIAGSFTSCYLTTGPFSRTAVNFNAGCKTAVSNIVMAFAVMLTLLFLTPLFHYTPLVVLSSIIIAAMLGLVDYEAAIHLYHVDKFDFLVCMSAYIGVVFANIEIGLVLAIGLSILRVLLFVARPRTLVLGNIPDSKVYRSVEQYPITNNVPGVLILEIDAPIYFANASYLRERISRWIDDEEEKLKSSGETELQYVILDMSAVGNIDTSGISMLDEVKKIMDRRGLKLALANPGAEVIKKLNKAKFIETIGQEWLFLTVGEAVGACNYMMHTRCKQKISDEDSQKYSSNV from the exons ATAGGAAAATTGAAGAAAGGGATAAATCCAGCATCAATAATGGATATGGAATTCGGGTCAAAATATCTGACGACAACTATCAGAACCGGGATAGTCACGGGTGTCATTGCTCTAGCT GAAGGAATAGCAGTGGGGAGAAGCTTTGCAATGTTCAAGAATTACAACATTGATGGGAACAAAGAGATGATTGCCTTTGGATTCATGAACATTGCTGGTTCTTTCACCTCTTGTTACCTCACCACAG GCCCGTTTTCGAGGACAGCGGTGAACTTCAATGCAGGATGCAAGACAGCAGTTTCCAACATAGTGATGGCATTTGCGGTGATGTTAACGTTGTTGTTTCTCACACCATTATTCCATTACACCCCACTCGTGGTCCTGTCCTCGATCATCATCGCCGCTATGCTCGGCCTCGTAGACTACGAAGCCGCCATCCATCTGTATCATGTCGATAAATTCGACTTCTTGGTATGCATGAGTGCCTACATAGGAGTCGTCTTTGCCAACATCGAGATCGGCCTAGTCCTCGCG ATTGGACTGTCTATTTTGAGGGTACTGTTGTTTGTTGCAAGGCCAAGGACTTTAGTTCTTGGTAATATTCCAGACTCTAAGGTGTACAGAAGTGTTGAGCAGTATCCAATCACCAACAATGTTCCGGGAGTTCTCATTCTTGAGATTGATGCACCTATTTATTTTGCTAATGCTAGCTATTTGAGAGAAAG AATTTCGAGATGGATCGATGACGAGGAAGAAAAGTTAAAGTCATCGGGAGAAACCGAATTACAGTACGTGATACTAGACATGAGTG CTGTTGGGAACATTGATACAAGTGGGATTAGCATGCTTGATGAGGTAAAAAAGATCATGGATCGAAGAGGGCTAAAG TTAGCGTTAGCCAACCCAGGCGCCGAGGTGATAAAGAAGCTGAACAAGGCCAAATTCATAGAAACAATAGGCCAAGAATGGCTGTTTTTGACTGTGGGAGAAGCTGTGGGGGCATGCAATTATATGATGCACACTCGATGCAAGCAGAAAATAAGTGATGAGGATTCACAAAAATATAGTAGCAATGTGTGA